In Trichoplusia ni isolate ovarian cell line Hi5 chromosome 10, tn1, whole genome shotgun sequence, the genomic window TTAAAACACTTAGGCTTTGACCTGCACTGCAGTTTTGTATGACCATACCGACAACAGTTATAACATTGTATGGtgggaaaaatatataaatctacaGGTAAACTAttgtagcaaataaaaatgCGTTTCGGTAGAATTTGTCCATCAAATGTGACAACTACGGATTGTGTAGGTTTCCAGGTAATAGCGCCGtctatgaatgttttaaaatttatgcgcCTAACTTTAATTATAGGACCACAACCTAAaggtactgaaatattttcactGATTTCCTCTGGAGACCATTCTGCAGGGACCCCTCGAACTAAGCCCATCCTTGTGACATTAAATGTCGGAATGTAGGCTTTTAAATGCTGTGCCTCTAAACTcttattaataagaaaattattagcgTCTGTGTGGTTGGAAAAAGCCATGGAAATTTTGTTTCGCCCTATCCGCTTAACGCTACCATTAATTATGTTAgtgaaagaatgtttttttaaaaatttgccGAAGGTGATAGGATGCAATGTGGTGCCGTCGTTAGGTGATGTAACTTCTTTTTGGACATGTATCACATATGGTGCACTATCtgttttttcgtagttttttctGCCTATGGATGTTTGAGGAGTAACCGGAACTGGGTTCTTTggattattattacttatgttcTCGGAAAAACTTTGGGGATCTTGACATCCGCAGCCAACCGAATCAGTGCCAATGTGCCTCCGACGACGCTTATTGCAGTGTTTGCACACATGCATACGTCTTTTTAGACTCCGGGTCGATGTGGACCCATCAGTTTCCATTCCAGACTCATTGGACTGGATGGTCACAAAATTACCTGCCGGGGGAACAAAGTCCCCCGGGTCAGGCGGGTCGTTCATTGTAATCTtaagtaattagttaaaaatgactTACCAATGGAAGGGAAAAGTATATTTACACTAAGAAGAAAAGAATATGTACATAAGCTTACTACTATTGatgattaaaatgattaaaatactaaaaaattgtttttttcccaAGAAACCAAAAAAACCGCGTCCGCCAAGTTTGAAAGTTTCCCGCGCTTTTTCACCGACATTGTTGTCAATCGATTGGTTCTTGTAATTGACACTAATCTCTTAGTCTAGAAATCTATCACGAATGAgtttaagagccatttcacaaaatgattgcgctcaagtttaggcaaaagagtgcgtcattgtctatgtgtgcgtagcgagtcacacgaatgcaatataaacagtgtaacatgagagtcaagaccgacgaaacaatcttgagccgttattgtaatatgttttggtaaaaattatagattatgaaaaattgaatattttatttagcgtaatgcgtttacacattacgctaaataaaataaacaaagaaacactgataggtattatgtaaaatacttatagcaaatgatacttataaaaaaatggtaaaatagaacacggggtggatgtacaatggggccggtgtttccttgtcgtctacgtcggatcaaatacaaaagtgctaccctcttccatgcggtttagacggtttctcattctaaaatgctaaaaaaataactattaatttccgatatctacatataaatcaatgttaaatataaaataaaaaaaataaaataaaatataaaaataaatatatttaaccagacaactgatatacctacttacttattacaaacaattaataaaaaaaatatataattattttacaaaaaaaaaaacacatcttaacaatatgtgaaaacaaacaaaatctaacttacgaaaaataaaaatgcaaagcggatcaaaattatgtggtcgtagtataatattcactttatttcgtgAGCGCTCGGAAATCGGGACGACGGAAAAAATTGCACAGGTCCTTCCTCGACGGGCGCTCGCGCCGTTCTGATCGGTGCACACTtacgtttagtaatttattgtgatttagactgatgttcaaattgatattttgacaaaatttatgcaaatattgtcaaaataactatAGGGTTCGATTGTCTAAAGAACATagattattttggaataattttattttcacaattacttcgtatttcaaccaaaaaacacgtataaaacacaaaataaaagtgaaaaattggtcgaagaattaatttttttactcattaatggtaataaaattcaggaatctatttcattaaacgtctacaaaaatacatgtctgaccctgtatgtatttttttaagtttcatttatgagtattattgaTAGATTCAGGACTCCGAAGTTGACTCTGCGgcaatttttcagtaaaatggttGTGGGAGATGggtcattacaaataaaacaaagcgattttagtaaatgtgtttcattaaacgtcaatataaaagattaacctacattttatattcgttCAATAAACTCTAGGTATTACCTAAGATGGTAATAGAGAAGCTCAAAGTCTTAACAATTCgggaaaaaatgtgaaatggctcttaacgattaaaaatacattgggcaagatttacattttcaaaactaCCTATATCAgacttaatctatactaatctatactctatacttaatacttatacttaattacttaatctatactaatatctatatactaatacataaagctgaagagtttgtttgtttgtttgtttgaacgcgctaatcgcaggaactactggtccaaattgaaaaattctttttgtgttgaatagaacattcatcgaggaaggtttaaggctatattacatcacgctgcgactaatgggagcgaagatacaatagaaaatgtggaaacagggtggatataaatcataacttatatctctaaccacgcggacgaagtcgcgggcaacagctagtatgaaataTATGAATAcaatatatgtaattaatttacagagcgtcataaatacattttcatccCTGCTAAAGTTGGGAAATGTGCCCAGAGGCCTGGCTGTTTTGCCACGTTGAATAGCAATACTCTGCACTACTAATTCTTCGATCAAAATACAAACCAGATAATGTTGGGTAagattgcattaatttataacaCAAATATGCTATCGTGTGAAAATTGTAGACCTTTTAAAGACGCTTGCATAAATATTccagtttaattatttgtacaagCCATTATTGATATTATTGGCTTAACTTTCCTGCTACCTcagtaatcaaatattatttttttaatttttactttgaaaattaaGCCCCCGGTTTCTGATTAAGCTGAAATAATGTAAGCATGTTAAGGGAGACCTTAGCTATTTAACGACAGCCCCATCAAGTTGGATTGATTGATTCAAATCTTACTTTGatcttttatgaaaaaaactagaaaacagttattttgattttctgCCCTTTGTGTTTGATTGTAATCGTTACCGTATATTTCAAGTCAcgttagagaaaaaaaatattttgttgaaaaatttgttgaatttgtttcaaaatagaATTCCTAAACGAATCGGGCTATGTCAAGTCCGTCAGTAATGTCAATGTCACATTTCACGTGGTATGATAAACGTCAAATTGCTGCAATATAAACGCAAACTGAGAACAAACGTTTTTAAATAGCACGAACTTgttgttttttacttaaagTACATAGAAGTTTGCTACAGAAATGAAGATAAAGAAGCAACATCGCAAAAAGAAATACCTTCACAAACTTAACCGAAAGAGAATGCATCTCAAACAAAAAAGCACAGGCGAGGTTAATTGGTAAGAGCGGCCTAAATTTTCCTTTGTttgtaaagaaaacaataaaaatgtatttacttaaatcattttctttttagtaaacCAATAAAAGATGCATGGGATTTCAAAAAATCTTCTCTGCGAAACATGAAGGATATGGGTCTGGCAAATGATCCtaataaagtcataaaaataccCAATTTTAAGCAGGATAAAGTGAAGTTAGCTAAAAAGATAGTTAATCAAGAAGAATCTGATGAAGAAAGTGAAGAAGAAACTATCCAGCCAGCAGTAGTTAAAAAAGAGGTTGTTGAAATATTAGAAAAGGAGGCTAAGGCACCACGGCCCAGGCGATTCATGTAAGTTGTTCTTCATTTGTAAGCAATTCACTAGAAGCTTAGTTGATGGATACCATTTCCTACGCACAATGTTACTGCTGTAGTCAGTTACcttttgtgtttattatgttCACATATTATGCAATAATTCAGCTTCtatttcaaagtattttcaaTGCCCATATACCCATGTCTGAGGTCccctatattttttaataagagtgaatttcaaatatgaaaattaagtaCATAGTACATATACTGTATAGTACATCCTTTATCCTTTAAACTGTTTTGTGGctaaattcataaaattgttcATACATATTTCAGGTTACCGAAACCCCAAGTTGAATTCATAACATACTTGCTAGACAAATACGGGCATGACTACAAGGCTATGGAAAAGGACAGGAAAAACTACTATCAAGAAACTTGGAAACAATTGAGGgcaaaaataaagacatttatgGGTATTCCAAAGCAGTACAGTGAATACTTAGCAGCCAGAGGGTTATTAGATAAAGAGGATGATGATGAGGAATTAAAGAAATTGGCTAAAGGACTGATCGTAGATGATGATTAACTGGAACACAACTTTTGTTAtaataactgtaaataaattaattttaaggaacttgtagtattttttttgcaacaacCTTTTTGCATGTACTTGTACTTTGGCTGACCACAACCCATTTGGTACCTATAATTAATTAgactatttgtaaatattaatatactacTTACTACATATATtaccatttttaaatagtaattgtaGGTTTTTGATGGCCCAGTTTTCTGTCAAAAATGATTAATCTACATTCTGGTTATTATGTACCATGTTTCGTCTTAAATTCTAAATCCGTATGAACATCCTTCCTTAGTACCTATTATAAATGCACAAGTATGTATGTGTAAATGTTttttctctttcacacaaaaaccactgtaCAGATATACAAAACTTCATAAACAGAttgtttataaccaggattaaaacaGGATAGTTTATGCAAccagctgttgctcgcgactttgtctgcgtggttagaagatataagttaggaattttttaaccgaagccctcgaagatgaataattttccctgttttttccacattttccattgtatattcgctcctattagtcgttaTAGAGTCGGTATAGAgcctaaaccttcctcgatttttcaatttgaacgagtagttcctgagattagtgcgttcaaacaaacaaacaaactcttcagcttcatacaTTAGattaagtattcatttttttttgccaatctgtctgatggactatacagattaatattattagatttagtcaaataccacAGTAACAACTGACAACAGGaggttttgatgaaataaaatttaattgcatattcataatatataatgttaCTGTGCTTTACAATCATTGGGAACATCTTTAACAGGCTTCACTTTACTCAACTCTTCATACCACTCTCTATCCATGTCCAGTAACTGCTGGGgttttttgtactgaaaattaaataaaatgcaattagaatttaagattttaataaagcaacACTTAGTTCCCTTACTAAGTGTAAGCTAGTACCAACCAATATTGCAATGGAAATTTTGAGATGCAGCTCACAACTTAATTATGGAGTTGAGTTAGACAGTTAATGTTTAACTTACCACAACAATTAGAGTATTGAAAGTATGACTACATTGTATATTAGCTTGCTGTATTGGTAAATTCAATCTGTCTAGTTCTGGCACTTGCAATCTCTTATAGTACTTCTTATTGGTAGTGCTTATTATTATACATCTTTGATCATTGTTTGCAGTCACAGAATATGTTTCTATGGGATATGGCAAGTTTCTAATCCTCCACTCCAAGTTTATTCTTGTGTTGCGCCGCGTAAGTATAGGCTGTAAGAAGAGTAAATCATTTTAATCTTAGTTGTGCAACTGGCATTTATATCAAAGCTTTTGTATGGTCAAATATATACCTGATCTTTACTCTCTACAATGTCAGCTGTAGGCCCATCCACAGCAGGTGTAGCGTTAGGTATGGGGTCTCCAATTTCCACATCCCACTTGCCTTCCCCTCCTAGTTTCCCTTTCACCTTCCAAGCTCTACGCAATAAAACTTGAGTATCTACATTATACTCCTCAACCATTTCTTTATCATCCAAAAACTTGTAGTGAATCTTTTTCAGTTTATCCTCTTTCAAACACGTCTTCTCTGCGTCAAGAAGCGAGCGATACCAAATGCTGTTTCGGTACATTTTCGAATTAGTTTCGATAATATTGGACGGACCTTTAATTCTTTTTTGGAAGCTATCAAAACCATCAGACACTTCGATTAAACAATTTCGTTTCATTATATCGTTCCTATAGCAACGGAACTGATGAGTTCTTTTGAATCATTATACAAACTTCTTAGTAGTTAACCTATAATTACCCCCATGCCTGAAACatcaaatatcatatttttctttgtaataatgtaattaaataaaatttctacaTAATGTTTAACTTttgagtaaaatatatttagttatgtaTGGATGGTTCTAAAAAGTGTAGTATAAAATTCAACCAACTATTCAAATTCAAGACATTTccaaaacaacaacaaagctGCCTATCAAATCAATCCGTGTCTATGATACatatagcttttttatttttggatggaacatattataatcatatttgCGTTGCACGACACCATAACGATTTTATTCCGCATGGATAAAATCTTATCGATGCCGatactaaaaaagaaataggaACTAAAAAAATTGGTTTCGTATTTGCTCCACCGCAGTATTTATTGCTCGGTCGACATCATAACACAAAACTGGAATGTTACATATGGGTTTAGGTATATATAGGTAGTGAAATTAGTAAGTATACTAAAAACAGTATCGATCAAAATATAACGTAATCGAAAACTAACCACTGTCAATATTGACAACATGCCGTTGACGTTGAATTTCTGAACTGTTAGGTTATGTTtgatcaaaatattatgtattatgtattcataataaaataaaatacacgatAACACTAAAATTGATGTATAAATCTCTTGCAGACATTGAATAAAAGTACACCAATATGCCTAGTATACCGGACAGGTACTTGTGTTTTAATTAGCTAGTGGTTTAGATTGAGATTTGtgtgtttataaatgttttgatttaattcCAGATGGATTCCCTACAAAGCCTGTGGCAATATTATTGAAGGGACCAGACTAATCTGCTTTAAAGTACCTCTAAATAAAGTAAGTACTACACACGTTTCATTGATTAAGCTGTAGTAGTAGTGGGCATCAGTGCTTAAACCAACATTTCAAACAATGTGTTAGGTAGGTAAGATTTTGAAACATGATCGtgtttcttaattataattagatatATGTAAGATAATAACATGATAGGCttttctgaaacaaataatGCAGGACTCACTTATGAACATCACTTTAAAGTTTATGTTTTCCGGGATGGTTGATAGTTAATAACATTCACCTTTGAAAACATCCACCTAACTTTTTACTACTATGTCTAGTTACATATTAGCGGGAAGTCTATGCATAAAAGTAACAttcatcattttatattttttccaagtGATTCTTGAAAACCTTAAGAGGTAAGATGAGCTGTGGAAACCTAAGATGAAAGCACATAGCGTTTATacatgtttatttcaaattattacaattatttattatttaaatattatcttttagtTTTCTTCTGCTTAAAACTTGGATAACATTGTCTGATGTTCCAGGGTATAAGCAGATTTATATTAatcatactttatttattggcAATTGCGATTCACTGCATAACTCATTATACCACATTATTTGTGATGACGCAACTTGCTTGCTtacataatgaaaaataaatttattgttttaaatgagttgcAGTGACATCTATGATTAGTTAACAGCAATTGCTGTCGAACTTCGAGACCCTTGACATAGATGGCGTGccaatctaaataaaaaagttttgggAATATTAGTTGTGTTCgtattttctaaatatactaagtattttgtgtaaattgtgtcgtaaattaattagtaaCGGATCttgaaattaatagttttttaagaTCGACTCTTAAGGTTTTATCAGGATGTAGTTGTTTTTCGAATTATTGTTATATGACACAATGCTGAAAGTTAACGCGGCTTTGCCGCCCAGGTTAACTAAATAGACCGTGCTTGTTTCTATAATGGTACATGGTTTATACCTTAAATGGTAGCATGTACACCTGCATTAGCGAAGCTAAGCCGACAATGAAATGCATTATTAGTCCACAAGCGCGACGCACAATGCGTGTTTGTATAACTGTCCGTCTGCCTGGGCGTTCACTTGACCGTACCACAGTTAGATAGCAAACAGTCTCTCGACGATCTGTGTTAATTTGTTCTGCATAGCGCTTGCATCGCTGCGATATCAGAAGAGTGTTTGGCTTGCCTCTTGAGATCGTACAATAATCGATCGATGCGTGAGATCTGTTATTGAAAAAGCGTACTGAATTATTTCCGTGACCCAAATTTGACGTTTTTTTAGCTCTCGATGGAGGCAACTTACCGGCTCCTCTTTAGTGCACATGCGTATGTAGTTAAAGATGATGCGGTACAAAAAATCTAACAACATCTTAGTAGAATGGGTTCATTTTCGGGgttttacaatacaaattcCTCTTCGGAAGCTCTATAGAATATTCTAGTTCTAGCGTACTACTAAGTCCACCAAAGAAAAACCTTCAAAAGCCGCGACAGAAAAGATTAATACTATGCCGCATCAGGCTTATTTCTTGAAACTGTTCGTTTGTTAACTCGACACATTATTGTTTCAGTCAACAAAACGTTCTTGGTAAAGTTAGTACGTAGTAGTATTTTAATGAGATAcgattacaatattatgttttttttaccaataaTTTTATAGGTAGTCGGTAGTCCTCATGCTATTTGGTATATTAACGTTCCTTGCTACACCTTCTGCATTTAAGTACTATCAAATTGCTGTATCGAATAATTTAAGGTTACCAGAAACCAAGTTCAGTCGTAATAAAAGAGCGGAATGAAACGAGCAGTTCATTATCGCAATCCGGAACTCCAACAATACGTA contains:
- the LOC113498348 gene encoding nucleolar protein 16 → MKIKKQHRKKKYLHKLNRKRMHLKQKSTGEVNCKPIKDAWDFKKSSLRNMKDMGLANDPNKVIKIPNFKQDKVKLAKKIVNQEESDEESEEETIQPAVVKKEVVEILEKEAKAPRPRRFMLPKPQVEFITYLLDKYGHDYKAMEKDRKNYYQETWKQLRAKIKTFMGIPKQYSEYLAARGLLDKEDDDEELKKLAKGLIVDDD
- the LOC113498350 gene encoding protein DPCD produces the protein MKRNCLIEVSDGFDSFQKRIKGPSNIIETNSKMYRNSIWYRSLLDAEKTCLKEDKLKKIHYKFLDDKEMVEEYNVDTQVLLRRAWKVKGKLGGEGKWDVEIGDPIPNATPAVDGPTADIVESKDQPILTRRNTRINLEWRIRNLPYPIETYSVTANNDQRCIIISTTNKKYYKRLQVPELDRLNLPIQQANIQCSHTFNTLIVVYKKPQQLLDMDREWYEELSKVKPVKDVPNDCKAQ